A region from the Ichthyobacterium seriolicida genome encodes:
- the smpB gene encoding SsrA-binding protein SmpB: protein MLKAVNILNKKARFHYELLEKYTAGIKLNGTEIKSIRHGKARIVESFCEAIQGELFVINMYIEEYEYGTYNNHQVKRNRKLLLNRREITKIEKKVKNAGLTIIPTRLFINEKGLAKLDIHVAKGKKLYDKRQALKDREVKRDISRTKKNRI from the coding sequence ATGCTCAAAGCGGTAAATATTCTAAACAAAAAAGCCAGATTTCATTACGAATTACTGGAGAAATACACTGCTGGAATAAAGTTAAATGGAACGGAAATAAAATCTATAAGACACGGTAAAGCTAGAATAGTTGAGAGTTTTTGTGAGGCTATCCAAGGGGAATTATTTGTGATTAATATGTATATAGAAGAGTATGAATACGGAACATATAACAATCATCAGGTCAAAAGGAACAGGAAACTTCTCTTAAACAGAAGGGAGATTACAAAAATAGAGAAAAAAGTAAAAAATGCAGGACTGACTATAATACCTACTAGATTATTTATAAATGAAAAAGGTTTAGCTAAGTTAGACATACATGTAGCAAAGGGAAAGAAATTATACGATAAAAGACAAGCTCTAAAAGACAGAGAAGTAAAGCGAGACATAAGTAGAACAAAAAAGAATAGAATATGA
- a CDS encoding AMP-binding protein, with the protein MKYSTLHLNGRLYSKDDLLSLSKKKMSDQLEEWEKYFYSFICEWLSDSDCIELRTSGTTGKPKTIFVNKQSFINSALATAEFLKLKPGHTSLLSMSCRYIAAKMMIIRAMVSKLELISIKPTSNPLSNIYFPIDFCALTPMQVANSSVEEISNIKKLIIGGGAINKNLESKLRAIDGVDIFHTYGMTETISHIAIRNINDEYFKTLKNVRISTDYRSCLVIHAPLLCEKQIVTNDIVELKSHDKFLWRGRYDNVINSGGIKLSAEDIEKKINEVLDRNIFISSIEDEVLGEKLVLVIEGEQDDIDISNIYHKLDKYQRPKEIFFTDKFTYTGSGKINRNKTLSNIINNNRVINF; encoded by the coding sequence ATGAAGTATTCTACTTTGCACTTAAATGGACGTTTGTATTCTAAAGATGACTTATTGAGTTTGAGCAAAAAAAAAATGAGTGACCAACTCGAGGAATGGGAGAAATATTTTTATTCTTTTATATGTGAATGGTTATCTGATTCAGACTGTATAGAATTGAGAACATCAGGCACCACGGGAAAGCCTAAAACTATATTTGTTAATAAACAGAGTTTTATCAATAGCGCTTTGGCTACTGCCGAATTTTTAAAATTGAAACCTGGCCATACTTCATTATTATCTATGTCTTGTAGATATATCGCTGCTAAGATGATGATCATAAGAGCAATGGTTTCAAAATTAGAGCTAATCTCCATAAAGCCAACTTCTAATCCTCTGTCTAATATTTATTTTCCAATTGACTTTTGTGCACTTACTCCAATGCAAGTGGCAAATAGCAGTGTAGAGGAGATATCTAATATAAAAAAACTCATCATAGGCGGCGGAGCTATCAATAAGAATCTAGAATCCAAATTGAGAGCTATAGATGGAGTAGATATTTTTCATACATATGGCATGACTGAAACTATATCTCATATAGCTATTAGAAATATTAATGATGAATATTTCAAGACTCTTAAAAACGTTAGAATATCGACTGATTATAGAAGTTGTTTAGTCATTCATGCCCCTTTGCTTTGTGAAAAACAAATAGTCACAAATGATATTGTAGAACTTAAAAGTCACGATAAGTTTCTTTGGAGAGGCAGATATGATAATGTTATAAATAGTGGAGGTATAAAATTATCAGCCGAAGATATAGAAAAAAAGATAAATGAAGTTCTAGACAGAAATATATTCATATCCTCTATTGAAGATGAGGTTTTGGGAGAGAAGTTGGTTTTGGTAATAGAAGGTGAACAAGACGATATAGACATTTCTAATATTTACCATAAATTGGATAAATACCAACGCCCTAAGGAGATATTCTTTACAGATAAATTCACTTATACAGGCAGTGGAAAAATAAATAGAAATAAAACTTTATCAAATATTATTAATAACAATAGAGTTATTAATTTTTAA
- the der gene encoding ribosome biogenesis GTPase Der gives MANIVAIVGRPNVGKSTFFNRLTKKRSAIVDSVSGVTRDRNYGKSDWNGREFSVIDTGGYVYGSDDVFEKEIREQVKLAIDEADVILFMVDIVGVTDMDKDVSNILRKSKKPVLLIVNKVDNSLQVMEAVDFYSLGFKSFHSISAINGSGTGDLLDEVVSYFSDKKDTEEDSAIPKIAVVGRPNAGKSSFINALIGENRNIVTDIAGTTRDSLGVKYNRFGQEFILIDTAGVRKKSKVNEDIEFYSVMRSIRSIEQSDICFHIVDATRGFEAQDQNIYHLIERNRKGAVILINKWDLVEKETNTIKHLEKEIREKIRPFDNVPIIFISSLTKQRIFKAIEEVSVVYENLRRKIKTNKLNEVMIPIIERTPPPVVKNKYIKIKFCNQLMTSTPKFVFFTNLPQYIKEPYKRFIENKLRDNFDFKGAPISIYFRKK, from the coding sequence ATGGCAAATATAGTAGCTATAGTAGGTAGACCTAATGTTGGAAAATCTACTTTTTTTAATAGGTTGACAAAAAAGAGGAGTGCTATTGTAGATTCGGTAAGTGGGGTCACTAGGGATAGAAATTATGGCAAAAGTGATTGGAACGGCCGTGAATTCTCTGTGATAGACACTGGAGGATACGTCTATGGTAGTGATGATGTTTTTGAAAAAGAGATACGCGAACAGGTCAAATTAGCAATAGATGAAGCCGATGTAATCTTATTTATGGTTGATATAGTGGGGGTTACAGATATGGATAAAGACGTCTCGAATATTTTGAGGAAATCTAAAAAGCCCGTATTACTAATTGTCAATAAAGTCGATAACTCATTGCAAGTTATGGAGGCTGTGGATTTTTACTCTCTAGGCTTTAAGAGTTTTCACAGTATTTCAGCTATTAATGGCAGCGGCACAGGGGACCTGTTAGATGAGGTAGTATCGTATTTTTCAGATAAAAAAGACACGGAAGAAGACAGCGCTATACCTAAAATAGCTGTAGTGGGCAGACCTAATGCTGGCAAATCTTCTTTTATAAATGCTCTAATAGGTGAAAACAGGAATATAGTAACGGATATAGCAGGAACTACTAGAGATTCATTGGGAGTTAAGTATAATAGGTTTGGTCAGGAATTTATTCTGATAGATACCGCAGGGGTGAGAAAAAAATCTAAAGTAAATGAGGACATAGAGTTTTATTCTGTAATGCGTTCTATCAGATCTATAGAACAAAGCGATATATGTTTTCACATAGTAGATGCCACTAGAGGATTTGAAGCTCAAGATCAAAATATTTATCACCTGATAGAAAGAAATAGAAAAGGCGCTGTAATACTAATAAACAAATGGGATTTAGTCGAAAAAGAAACCAACACTATTAAACATTTAGAAAAAGAGATAAGGGAGAAAATACGTCCTTTTGATAACGTTCCAATAATATTCATATCGTCGTTAACAAAACAGCGTATTTTTAAAGCCATAGAGGAAGTTTCGGTCGTATACGAAAATTTGAGAAGGAAAATAAAAACTAACAAATTAAATGAAGTTATGATTCCTATTATAGAGCGAACCCCTCCCCCAGTGGTTAAAAACAAGTACATAAAAATAAAGTTTTGCAATCAGCTTATGACCAGCACCCCAAAATTTGTATTTTTTACGAATCTACCTCAGTATATAAAAGAGCCATATAAAAGGTTTATTGAAAACAAATTAAGAGATAATTTTGATTTTAAAGGCGCTCCCATATCCATATATTTCAGAAAGAAATAA
- the rsfS gene encoding ribosome silencing factor — MTESLAKPDNIIKEITEAIVDSKGVDINLMDIRKVDGSVCDYFIVCQGSSNVHVSSIASNVERKVSKSSKEKPFSVEGLSNSQWVILDYVNVVVHIFQEPYRAFYDIENLWGNRESESIST; from the coding sequence GTGACAGAATCTTTGGCTAAGCCAGATAATATAATAAAGGAGATAACGGAGGCTATAGTAGATTCCAAGGGGGTGGATATAAACCTCATGGACATCAGGAAGGTTGATGGCTCTGTTTGTGATTATTTTATAGTATGCCAAGGCAGTTCGAATGTTCACGTTTCTAGTATAGCCTCCAATGTAGAGAGAAAAGTATCTAAGAGCTCTAAAGAAAAGCCTTTCAGCGTAGAGGGGCTGAGTAATTCACAATGGGTTATATTAGATTATGTAAATGTAGTGGTGCATATATTTCAAGAACCTTATAGGGCATTCTATGATATAGAGAATCTCTGGGGAAATAGAGAATCAGAAAGTATATCTACCTAG
- a CDS encoding M42 family metallopeptidase codes for MDPQNIIEEKSLNFLRDYLNVASPTGFESKGQQIWLDYIKPFVHKTYTDIYGTGVGVINPESDFKVVIEAHADEISWFVNYISPEGLIYVNRNGGSDHQIAPSKRVNIHTKKGIVPGVFGWPAIHTRKADKEQSPKKDNITIDVGAENKEEVEKMGVHVGCVITYQDEFTILNKDNFVCRALDNRIGGFMIAEVARLLTLNKDTLPFGLYIVNSVQEEVGLRGAKMISRSIKPDLAIVTDVTHDTQTPMIDKKIEGDIFSRKGPVISYAPSIHNNFREFIIDVAEKNKIPFQRATCSAYTGTDTDEFAYSNGGVASALISLPLRYMHTTVEMVNKKDVENVIRMIYETLKNIEYKQDFRYIK; via the coding sequence ATGGATCCACAAAATATTATAGAAGAAAAGTCTTTAAATTTCCTAAGAGATTATCTAAATGTAGCCTCTCCTACTGGATTTGAATCCAAAGGGCAGCAAATTTGGTTAGATTACATAAAGCCTTTTGTGCATAAAACATATACTGATATTTACGGAACAGGAGTGGGGGTTATAAATCCAGAATCAGATTTTAAAGTGGTAATAGAGGCTCACGCAGATGAGATATCTTGGTTTGTGAATTATATATCCCCTGAGGGATTGATATATGTAAATAGAAACGGTGGGTCTGACCATCAGATTGCTCCTTCTAAAAGAGTTAATATACACACCAAAAAAGGAATTGTCCCTGGTGTTTTTGGATGGCCAGCAATACACACGCGCAAGGCAGATAAAGAACAATCTCCTAAAAAAGATAACATAACAATAGATGTAGGAGCTGAAAACAAAGAAGAAGTAGAAAAAATGGGGGTTCATGTTGGATGTGTAATAACATACCAGGACGAATTTACAATTCTCAACAAAGATAATTTTGTGTGTAGAGCTCTAGATAACAGGATTGGAGGTTTTATGATTGCAGAGGTAGCAAGATTGCTGACTCTTAACAAAGATACTCTTCCCTTTGGTTTATACATAGTTAATTCCGTTCAAGAAGAAGTTGGATTGAGAGGGGCTAAAATGATTAGCAGAAGTATAAAACCAGATTTAGCTATAGTCACCGATGTGACTCACGATACCCAAACTCCTATGATAGATAAAAAAATAGAAGGTGATATATTTTCTAGAAAAGGACCAGTTATATCTTATGCCCCTTCTATTCACAATAATTTCAGAGAATTCATAATAGATGTAGCTGAAAAAAACAAAATACCTTTTCAAAGAGCTACTTGTTCTGCTTATACTGGTACAGATACTGATGAATTCGCATATTCAAATGGTGGAGTAGCTTCGGCTTTGATATCTTTACCTTTGAGATATATGCATACTACTGTTGAGATGGTAAATAAAAAAGATGTTGAAAATGTTATACGTATGATTTACGAAACTTTGAAAAACATCGAATACAAACAAGATTTTAGATATATAAAATAG
- a CDS encoding phosphatidylserine decarboxylase family protein, which translates to MIHKEGYGVLLNTFTILFFINIGLILYSPSQISVYVLIVSTALFSIILNFFRNPHRGVHGGGNYITSPVDGKVVILEKVYENEYFKDERIQISIFMSPLNVHVTRYPASGKVLFSKYHPGKYLVAWHPKSSIKNERTTVVLETNINKTEILYRQIAGFLARRIVNYAEEGKMVVQGDDSGFIKFGSRLDLFIPMDSTIDVSLNQKVKGGQLIAKIN; encoded by the coding sequence ATGATACATAAAGAAGGGTATGGTGTATTGCTAAATACTTTTACTATCTTATTTTTCATCAATATAGGATTGATATTGTATTCACCTTCTCAAATAAGTGTGTATGTATTGATTGTGTCTACTGCTTTATTTTCAATTATACTCAATTTCTTCAGAAATCCCCATAGAGGCGTGCATGGGGGGGGGAACTATATCACATCTCCTGTAGATGGGAAAGTGGTAATCTTAGAAAAAGTATATGAAAATGAATATTTCAAAGATGAGCGCATACAGATATCTATATTCATGTCTCCTTTAAATGTACATGTAACTCGTTATCCTGCAAGTGGAAAGGTTTTATTTTCCAAATACCATCCGGGTAAATACTTAGTGGCATGGCATCCTAAATCATCTATTAAAAACGAACGTACTACTGTGGTTTTAGAGACGAATATAAATAAGACAGAAATACTCTACAGACAAATAGCTGGGTTTTTAGCAAGACGTATTGTCAACTATGCTGAAGAAGGTAAAATGGTAGTTCAAGGGGATGATTCTGGATTTATAAAATTTGGATCTAGATTAGATCTATTCATACCAATGGATTCGACAATAGATGTATCACTAAATCAAAAAGTGAAGGGGGGACAGCTAATAGCTAAGATTAATTAG
- a CDS encoding hydroxymethylglutaryl-CoA synthase family protein, whose amino-acid sequence MNNLKTPVGIDDMAFYVPNIFLPIEVLAEKRNIEPEKLAKGLGLNKMSFLDVHEDTATMAANALLWLIDKNGINPKDIGRIYLATESALDNSKPTSTYVLKMLSDKLQDKKGFENCDVLDMIFACISGVDALHNCVDWIKVNPSKMAVVITSDFAKYDLESTGEYTQGAGAVAILLKAEPRLLTIGDSWGIASEGVFDFFKPKRSIKKADIINDIIKLISIDNEAKKDIIGKMDSNPEICGMKEQSIEIIRDMPVFEGQYSNKCYQEQIKKAYFNFVENKKSSKEEENYLNVWEQIIFHLPYAFHGKRILTELFFENFKGSDLLKDIETETGLEFINSYLEKSDLEKENILKAISKNSLYENFVKQKIKKSEYASKEIGNMYTSSIFMALMSFLEKSLEYGNDISDKTIGFISYGSGSKSKIFEATINRNWKIPTKNFFLFETLSKRTSIDYDTYEKLHKRELKNSVIPPTKEFYLKHIDEDGIFKGSRHYEFK is encoded by the coding sequence TTGAATAACTTAAAAACTCCTGTAGGAATTGACGATATGGCATTCTATGTTCCTAACATATTTCTTCCAATAGAAGTTTTGGCAGAGAAGAGAAATATAGAGCCAGAAAAACTAGCTAAAGGGTTAGGGTTAAATAAAATGTCTTTTTTGGATGTTCACGAAGATACAGCTACTATGGCTGCAAATGCTTTGCTATGGCTGATAGATAAAAATGGTATAAATCCCAAAGACATAGGTAGAATATATTTAGCTACTGAAAGCGCCTTAGATAATTCTAAGCCCACATCTACCTACGTGTTAAAGATGTTATCGGATAAACTACAAGATAAAAAGGGTTTTGAAAATTGCGATGTCCTAGATATGATATTCGCTTGTATTAGTGGAGTAGATGCACTGCACAATTGTGTGGATTGGATAAAGGTAAATCCGTCAAAAATGGCAGTTGTAATAACTTCTGATTTTGCTAAATACGATTTAGAGTCTACTGGAGAGTACACTCAGGGAGCTGGAGCTGTGGCTATATTGTTAAAAGCAGAGCCGCGTCTTTTAACTATAGGAGATAGTTGGGGAATAGCATCTGAGGGTGTATTTGATTTTTTCAAGCCAAAAAGGAGTATCAAAAAAGCAGATATAATCAACGATATAATAAAATTGATTTCTATAGACAATGAGGCTAAAAAAGATATAATAGGAAAAATGGATTCTAATCCAGAAATATGTGGAATGAAAGAACAGAGCATAGAAATCATTAGAGACATGCCTGTTTTTGAAGGACAGTATTCTAATAAGTGCTATCAAGAACAGATAAAAAAAGCATATTTCAATTTCGTAGAAAACAAAAAGTCTTCTAAAGAGGAAGAAAACTACTTAAATGTTTGGGAACAGATTATTTTCCATTTGCCTTATGCTTTCCACGGAAAGAGAATTTTAACAGAATTATTTTTTGAAAATTTTAAGGGTAGTGATCTTTTAAAAGATATAGAGACAGAGACTGGATTAGAATTTATCAATTCCTATTTGGAAAAGAGTGATTTAGAAAAAGAAAATATTTTAAAAGCTATAAGTAAGAATTCTCTTTATGAGAATTTTGTAAAACAGAAAATCAAAAAATCAGAATACGCTTCCAAAGAAATAGGAAATATGTATACTTCATCTATTTTTATGGCCTTGATGTCTTTTCTAGAAAAAAGCCTAGAATATGGAAATGACATATCTGATAAAACCATAGGATTTATATCATATGGAAGTGGCTCTAAGTCTAAGATATTTGAAGCTACAATAAATAGAAATTGGAAGATTCCCACAAAAAACTTTTTTCTGTTTGAAACCTTATCCAAAAGGACCAGTATAGACTACGATACCTATGAAAAATTACATAAAAGAGAATTGAAAAATAGTGTTATCCCTCCTACAAAAGAGTTCTATTTGAAACATATAGATGAAGATGGCATTTTTAAAGGATCTAGACATTACGAATTCAAATAA
- a CDS encoding phosphatidate cytidylyltransferase translates to MSNDFLKRTITGIVFVSISYFCVVYSKYSLYFFLVAMSLIGNYEFYKMTKMSKIGWAFTNVFTVLLFLYIIDKNRYLELAIIFFLFINFLIPLFRKSIENPFDYLGKIFISTIYVTLPLLLIFEVIQIELSKEHNKIILSIFILIWSNDSFAYLIGKYFGKKKLFKKLSPQKTLEGFLGGIFFSYLISYFMYIFWINNKLTITLWFILVSIIVVTSIFGDLIESMLKRFAQTKDSGRILPGHGGILDRIDSFLFVCPFVYLFFKLIYHDT, encoded by the coding sequence ATGTCAAATGATTTTTTAAAAAGGACCATAACAGGAATAGTATTCGTATCTATATCTTATTTCTGTGTCGTTTATTCTAAGTACTCACTGTACTTTTTCTTGGTTGCTATGTCTCTTATAGGAAATTATGAATTCTATAAGATGACCAAAATGAGTAAAATAGGTTGGGCATTCACCAACGTATTTACTGTACTTCTTTTCCTCTATATCATAGATAAAAATAGATACTTAGAGCTAGCAATAATATTCTTCTTATTTATAAATTTTTTGATTCCTCTCTTTAGAAAGAGTATAGAAAATCCATTTGATTATTTAGGTAAAATATTCATATCAACTATATATGTAACGCTTCCTTTGCTCTTAATTTTTGAGGTAATACAAATAGAATTATCAAAGGAGCACAACAAGATAATACTCAGCATATTTATTTTGATATGGTCTAATGATAGCTTTGCATATTTAATAGGCAAATATTTTGGAAAGAAAAAGTTATTCAAAAAATTATCTCCTCAAAAAACATTGGAGGGGTTTTTAGGAGGGATATTCTTTTCGTATTTGATAAGTTATTTTATGTACATATTTTGGATAAATAATAAATTAACCATTACTTTATGGTTTATATTGGTTAGTATAATAGTGGTTACTAGCATATTTGGAGATCTAATAGAATCTATGCTCAAGAGATTTGCTCAGACTAAGGATTCTGGAAGAATACTACCAGGGCATGGGGGTATTTTGGATAGGATAGATAGTTTTTTATTTGTATGCCCTTTTGTCTATTTATTTTTTAAATTGATATACCATGATACATAA
- the ftsH gene encoding ATP-dependent zinc metalloprotease FtsH, giving the protein MKNNKEHKNTGNKRPSSRKFNAYWLYGIILVVVLGIQFYSSMNTGMKSINTQEFTNYLKDGHVSKVLIINRSIAQVFLNEEALRNDIHKSVSVLPLSSDLNKIGPHYSFEIGDLQNFENDLKSIKESYNLDFLWEYETRGSWTDNIGWILPIAILLISWILISRKLRSDGGLGGGGHIFSVGKSKAKLFDENDNIKISFKDVAGLTEAKEEIQEIVDFLKNPDRYTKLGGKIPRGVLLIGSPGTGKTLLAKAVAGEAKVPFFSLSGSDFVEMFVGVGASRVRDLFKKAKDKSPCIIFIDEIDAIGKSRSNGQVPGGNDERENTLNQLLTEMDGFGSDINVIVMAATNRSDILDKALLRPGRFDRQIYVDLPELKERKEIFKVHLRTIKHQKKLNIDFLAKQTPGFSGADIANICNEAALIAARRNSTSVVLQHFLDAIDRVLCGLEKKNKIITPKERETISFHEAGHATVSWLLEHAAPLVKVTIVPRGKTLGAAWYLPEERQITTVEQILDDMCATLGGRAAEQILLNTVSTGALNDLEKVTKQAKAMVTFYGLSEKIGNVTYYDSQKSGDYNFTKPYSNETALIIDSEISNIIESQYNRALDILKKHKKELIQLSERLLKKEVLFKKDLEDIFGKSAKEKREEEIKNKEKEEKEKKEKKELNKEDKKEVAKKTERKIKDKSESLNKEETVGKANKETEKAVNI; this is encoded by the coding sequence TTGAAAAATAACAAAGAGCATAAGAATACTGGTAATAAGAGACCGAGCAGTAGAAAATTTAATGCATACTGGCTCTATGGGATTATTCTCGTGGTAGTTTTGGGGATTCAATTCTACTCTTCCATGAATACTGGAATGAAGAGTATAAATACACAAGAATTCACTAATTACTTGAAAGATGGTCATGTATCTAAGGTTTTAATAATAAACAGATCCATAGCACAAGTATTCCTAAATGAGGAAGCTCTGAGAAATGATATACATAAAAGTGTAAGCGTATTGCCTCTTAGTAGTGATCTAAATAAGATAGGGCCTCATTATAGTTTTGAAATAGGAGATTTACAAAATTTTGAAAATGATCTCAAGAGCATAAAAGAGAGCTACAATTTAGATTTCTTATGGGAATACGAAACAAGGGGAAGTTGGACAGATAATATAGGCTGGATACTTCCAATTGCAATACTGCTGATATCCTGGATACTAATATCTCGTAAATTGAGGAGTGATGGAGGATTAGGTGGGGGAGGTCATATATTTTCGGTAGGTAAATCCAAAGCCAAGCTCTTTGATGAAAATGACAACATTAAGATATCTTTTAAAGATGTAGCAGGTTTGACAGAGGCCAAAGAGGAGATACAAGAAATAGTAGACTTCCTTAAAAATCCTGATAGATACACCAAACTAGGAGGTAAGATCCCTAGAGGAGTGCTGTTGATAGGCTCTCCAGGTACTGGAAAAACTCTTTTGGCAAAGGCTGTGGCTGGAGAGGCTAAAGTTCCGTTTTTTTCCTTGTCGGGATCAGACTTTGTAGAGATGTTTGTAGGAGTAGGAGCATCTAGGGTTAGAGATTTATTTAAGAAAGCAAAAGACAAATCCCCTTGTATAATCTTTATAGATGAGATCGATGCTATAGGAAAATCTCGTTCGAATGGGCAAGTCCCAGGAGGGAATGATGAAAGGGAAAATACTCTCAATCAGCTGCTTACAGAAATGGATGGTTTTGGAAGCGATATAAACGTAATAGTTATGGCTGCTACAAACAGATCTGATATCCTCGATAAAGCCCTCTTGAGACCGGGAAGATTCGATAGACAGATATATGTAGATTTACCAGAGCTCAAAGAGAGAAAAGAAATATTCAAAGTACATCTTCGAACTATCAAACATCAAAAGAAATTAAACATAGATTTTCTTGCAAAGCAAACACCTGGATTCTCGGGTGCGGATATAGCAAATATATGTAATGAAGCAGCTTTAATAGCTGCCAGAAGAAATAGCACAAGTGTAGTATTACAACACTTTTTAGACGCTATAGACAGAGTTCTATGTGGATTAGAAAAGAAAAACAAGATCATAACTCCAAAGGAAAGGGAGACCATATCATTTCATGAGGCGGGACATGCAACTGTGAGCTGGTTATTAGAACACGCTGCTCCTTTGGTTAAGGTAACAATAGTGCCTAGAGGTAAAACTTTAGGCGCAGCTTGGTATTTGCCAGAAGAGAGACAGATAACCACTGTAGAACAAATTCTCGATGATATGTGTGCTACCCTTGGAGGTAGGGCTGCAGAGCAGATATTGCTAAATACGGTATCTACAGGAGCTCTAAATGACTTAGAGAAAGTTACAAAACAAGCAAAAGCCATGGTCACCTTTTATGGCTTAAGCGAAAAAATAGGAAATGTTACTTATTACGATTCTCAAAAGTCAGGGGACTATAATTTTACAAAACCTTATAGTAATGAGACCGCCCTTATAATTGATAGTGAAATATCAAATATTATTGAATCTCAGTACAATAGAGCTCTAGATATATTGAAAAAGCATAAAAAAGAATTGATTCAGCTATCTGAAAGACTTCTAAAAAAAGAGGTGCTTTTTAAAAAGGACCTGGAAGATATTTTTGGCAAAAGTGCTAAAGAGAAAAGAGAAGAGGAGATAAAAAATAAAGAAAAGGAGGAAAAAGAAAAAAAAGAAAAAAAAGAGCTAAATAAAGAAGATAAAAAAGAAGTTGCAAAAAAAACAGAAAGAAAAATAAAAGACAAAAGTGAAAGTTTAAATAAAGAAGAGACGGTAGGCAAGGCTAACAAGGAAACAGAAAAAGCGGTGAATATCTAA